AGACAGCTACTGTCGAAGGTGCTTGGCCTCTCTTTTAATAATCTGCGAGTTCATACCCCTGTCAGAAATTTAGAGACATTCGCGTAATGTTTAACAGCGCTTGTTAGTCATTTGCGCTTTTCTCGTCCTGTCTCTTCCGAACACGAACCTTTCCAGCAACCAAAACTTCTTGGTCCGTCAGAGTAAAGACTCGGCACTTACTTTCGCCAGTGGATGtgcgtttcaaaataaaagtcccaacTCTTTTGCGCTAGAGAAATTTAAACGCTGCTTGGGAATCAAATTAGAATTAGACGCAAAGCATCTTAAGTACCATTTACTCTATGAATGtaaacagtatatttaaaataattagtgtTACAACTAGATTTTAATAAAAGGTATAGACCTTAACCGGCTTTCCCACAATACGCTGCTTTTGACACGTGTTTCTAAAGATGGCAgcttgcatgcatgcataactTCACAGTGCTTTTAGAGCTCCTTATTGTTTCATAGGGAAGAATACTGAATAACAAGAGGATTATTTCACATTGCAGGTTTGTTCAGACGGTCTAAAGATAAATTAGAAATAACTTCGCTTGCTATTTGTTTGGCGTTTCACTGTCTTAAAAATGTagtctgtttttcatttgagcCTTGTAGTGTCCATTAGTTAACATATAAACatgtcatttcacttttttgccGTTGCTTAGTTGTAAATGCGTATGTTTTAGGGATATTAGATGCTGTCGTGCTGGTCACTAATCTactagttgttgttgttgttttttaatagtcCTGGTCTGTGgaaaattaattattagaaGTAGAAATGTACACAATTACACTATTAAATATTGCAGAACACTGCTGAAacatattttctgaaaatgaaataagagaaaatatatattttttaatctaataatatGTTTCTTTGGCCTGTGATGCAGGACAAAATGACAGATATTGCTCTTGACAAGACTGATCCAGCTGGTTCATTACCCAGCACAGAGAAAGAACCAGACGATGTAATAGAAGAGAAAAACGAAGAGAATCcggcagcaacagcagcagaagGAGAGGGTGCAGCAGGTGGTGTGTATCGCTACATTAAAGGAGATCTCTTCACCTCTGAGATCTTCAAAGTTGAGATTCAGAACTTGCCCAAGTACATTGGCTTTAACGACCTGAAGAAGTTCCTCAACAAGCATGGCATCAATCCTCACAAAATCAAGCTGTTTAGCAAACAGATGTTTGCTTTTGTGACTTTTAAGAATCAGGAGGAAAGGGACAAAGCCATGAAGGCAGTGCACGGCATGCAGTGGAAGAGTAAAGTGCTGAGTGTTCGTCTGGCCAAGCCCAAAGCTGATCCCATCCTCAAGAAGAGGAAACAAGAGGAGGAAGCAGAAGGTGGACAACCTGGTGCAAAACGTGCAGCCGGAAGCCAGGAGgcagaggaggatgaggaagagccTCTCGATATCCAGATTGCCAATGCTGTGACACCGTTGTGGAATGTGCCTTATGAAGAACAGCtgaaaaggaaagagagagaagttGAAGGCATTTTGCACAAACTGACCAGGTATTTTCTAATGAGtctgtttgtataaatggtaaaaatagaTACATTTCATGTCATTGTCACATATATTTCTTACATAAGCTTCTAGTAGTATAGCGAAAGCTGGTCAGTAAGGTTTTCCTTCACTATAACTAGCCTCCTTAATACTTGTTCTCAGAGAAATCGGTAACAACAACAAAGCCATGCTGCCCTGGTTGTTTGTTCAAAAAGAGAAGTACAACAAACTGTGCTGTCCACTCGAGGCCATACGACCATCACCTGTGCAGGTACGTCATCTATCTGAAACCGCTTACATAAATTATTCTAATCACAGTCACGCTTAAATTGACCCACAATATAAATTTCATAAAGTATGTGTAGGGTTGAATGAACATTTTGGGGATTAAATGGCTgcaaacaagaaataaacaGTTTGTGCAAACAGTATgatttttgtataataacaaATTTGTACTTGCAGACGGAGTACAGGAATAAGTGTGAGTTTGTGATTGGAGTGGGAGCAGATGGAGAGGATAAGACGGTGGGCTTTCGTTTAGGCAAGTATAAAGGAGGATCCTGTGCTGTAGTGAGTCCATCAGAAACCACCCATGTGTCTTCTGAGGCCAAGAGGGTTGTGCAGGGTTTCCAGAAGTTCATCaggtaaattaaataattatggtGTTAACTGTTGATTATACCCATTTATGACTTGAAAtcagatgtgttttttatttctgtttattaaatctttttgtATTGATATTCTGAATAGGACAACTCCGTATGCAGTATACAGTCCAGAGACTTACGAGGGTCATTGGCGGCAGCTTACAGTCCGAACAAGCAGGATAAAGCAAACCATGGCCATGGTGTTCTTCAACCCCCAGgcaagaaatatttattcagtgGTTATTTTTGTGTGTCCCCTTCAGATGCTGGTTATGTATTGTACAAACAGTGGAACTGTTGTTACTGCTGTATTAAATATCACTTGTTTAAACAACCTAGAAACtccaagaaaaagaaattgaGGAACTTAAACGAAACCTGCGTCAGTATTTTACTGAAGGAGAAGGAAAAGAAAGCGCCATCACTTCATTGTACTTTGTGAGAATGGGACAAAGGTTAGAACCCAAAACCTTAATTGGGATGAATTGAGATTTTGGAtgattttacacttttttttttaattaatccgCATCAACTCAGGACATCTGCGGGTACAGAGGACCTGCCGTGTGAACATGTGACTGGTGAAGAATGGATTCACGAAGAGCTTCTCGGACTAAAATTCCGCATCTCTCCACACTCATTCTTTCAGGtgatttaattgttatttaatttcttgAGAATTAATATGATACCTGATAAGTCATCAGGCAGCTGATTCCTTTATGCCATGATGTGATAAAATTACTAAGATAATAATGCTGACCTTTGGTTTTAATATGCTACATTAGTGCtattgaaattgttttttttttttttttttgatactgCCAGACGAACACCCCTGCTGCTGAGGTTCTGTACTCTGCTGTGGGTGAATGGGCACAGCTGGACCAGGACAGCACTGTGCTGGATGTGTGCTGTGGAACAGGAACCATCGGCATCTCGCTGGCAAAGGTACAGCAGTTGCTTCTAAAATTTGAGTATGGACAAGGCAACAACAAACACAATTGCGTGTGTTAACAGAGAGTGAAAAAGGTGATTGGCATAGAGTTGTGCCAGGAGGCAGTGGACGATGCCAAGGCTAACGCTGAAGCTAACGGTAGGCCATTGTGGCAATATCATTgccttgtttttctctttccatcGCCCATGACGTACTCACCcttcaaatgtacatttttaggcTTGACCAATGTGGAATTCCACTGTGGAAAGGCTGAAGATGTGTTCCCCACAGTTCTTAATGCTGTTGTGTCCCCAACGTCACGCAATCGTTGACCCTCCGAGAGCAGGGCTACGTATGTACAGCACTCTCAAATGTAACTTTGACCTGCATGCGTagagttgtgtttttaaatgatctgcCCAAATATTCTCACTCTTAACAGATTCCAAAGTTATTCTAGCAATTAGAAGAGCAGAGCATCTCAAGAGACTCATCTACGTCGCCTGCAATGCCAAAGCAGCtatgaataattttattgaGTAAGTTCAATATTTAAGGTGAACAATAAATTACATCAAATTCGCCCACACCATCCAAACTACTGTGAATTGATTGCATTTTGATGGGCTTTACGCATCTGAACGGTGgtggtttaaatgaaaagttgaaATAAGAAATGCGTGCTGTCAGCCAAAAGGGACCTCAGAGGCTTAttatattttgctaaaaaacTGAAGACGAACTTTTTTCcaagctcaaaagcaaaataaatactatactaGACTATTTCAGGTTCCCTTTTCTGTTGACTATTCTAAAGTTGTATATTTATGTCCTGAAGTCTCTGCAGAGCTGTTTCTAACCGTGTCAAAAGAGGAGCCTTTCCGTCCAGTGAGAGCTATGGCTGTTGACCTCTTCCCCCAGACCATGCACTGTGAAACCATCCTGCTGTTTGAAAGAGTGGACTACAGCTCTGACACTCAGACGGCAGAAAGCTGAAGCTTTACCACCCATCATGGCTGTTTCTCTTCCCTTCAAACACCAATTTTCTTACTTTCTTAATAGTTCAACTGACTTG
This genomic interval from Puntigrus tetrazona isolate hp1 chromosome 5, ASM1883169v1, whole genome shotgun sequence contains the following:
- the trmt2a gene encoding LOW QUALITY PROTEIN: tRNA (uracil-5-)-methyltransferase homolog A (The sequence of the model RefSeq protein was modified relative to this genomic sequence to represent the inferred CDS: deleted 2 bases in 2 codons), whose translation is MTDIALDKTDPAGSLPSTEKEPDDVIEEKNEENPAATAAEGEGAAGGVYRYIKGDLFTSEIFKVEIQNLPKYIGFNDLKKFLNKHGINPHKIKLFSKQMFAFVTFKNQEERDKAMKAVHGMQWKSKVLSVRLAKPKADPILKKRKQEEEAEGGQPGAKRAAGSQEAEEDEEEPLDIQIANAVTPLWNVPYEEQLKRKEREVEGILHKLTREIGNNNKAMLPWLFVQKEKYNKLCCPLEAIRPSPVQTEYRNKCEFVIGVGADGEDKTVGFRLGKYKGGSCAVVSPSETTHVSSEAKRVVQGFQKFIRTTPYAVYSPETYEGHWRQLTVRTSRIKQTMAMVFFNPQKLQEKEIEELKRNLRQYFTEGEGKESAITSLYFVRMGQRTSAGTEDLPCEHVTGEEWIHEELLGLKFRISPHSFFQTNTPAAEVLYSAVGEWAQLDQDSTVLDVCCGTGTIGISLAKRVKKVIGIELCQEAVDDAKANAEANGLTNVEFHCGKAEDVFPTVLNAVVSQRHAIVDPPRAGLHSKVILAIRRAEHLKRLIYVACNAKAAMNNFIDLCRAVSNRVKEEPFRPVRAMAVDLFPQTMHCETILLFERVDYSSDTQTAES